ctctttggagatatgctgtttaaatgatgcatgcatcctaagaatctggaagctgcaccaaagctgcactccagtgcttaggaatggagtgtggctttggtgcaacctccggacttttaggacccatgcatcatttaaatagcatacctccaaagagacccaaagcagctttattttggcagtctgtaacaggccatagaatcgtagaagtTGAAGAGACTACACAGAGcatacagtccaacccctaccatgcaggaatatgcaatcaTAGAAACCCTGACAATCCTCtgtgtaaaaacctccaaagaaggagactgtacCACTCTGAGGCAGGGTTCTGCTGCCAAACAattcttaccattaggaagttctttctaatattcaGGGGGagtcttttttcctgtagtttgaatccattgtgcCTTGTTCTAGTATCTTCAGCAGAAATTAACcctgctgcatcctcaatatgacatcccttcaaatatttaaacatggctatcatgtcaccccttaaccttctcttctccaggctaaacatacccagctccctaagttgctcctcatagggcatggtttccagaacagaTTTTCAGGGAACTGAAGGGGTTGCAAAGAAAGGACAAAATTACCTCTCCCATCACCTTCAATGAGAGCACTGATGAATGGAACACATCTCTTGTTTGTGAATTCTGTTGTCGAGCTAGACAaagctcaggagcatgcagtgtCACAGTATATGAATGCTTTAGCTGATTGTTGTAGGTCAGTGATGGAACACAGTGACTGTCAGTAAATTCATGCTGTGCAGATTTAGTTCCTGACCTCTCTAGTTAAAGGATCAGGGACTATTTGGTTTGAAAGATTTATTGCAACTTCGAGTCTCTCCCTATCAAGTCAGATGGTACTAATGTAGGTAAATCAGTGGTTTGAGTCTGCATAAGCTAACTTGTTATGTTTATATGAAATCAATCTTGATCTagcaaaaaaatgcattttaagttGTATTAATTTGTGTAATATTGCAGTTTTTGTAGTTATGTATCTTCTCTAAATTTTCAGGCCAATGGCAGTGGACAGCATCCCAAAACAACAAAATTTCTGGCCCTGGATAAATGCCTGCCGCACAGAGACTTCATGCAGGTAAAATTGCCTGTAATTTTCCCTGATGGTGCAAAGTATCATCAGGCTTAAGATATAGTAAAGTTTGGAATCTTCTATAACAGGAACATTTGGTCAGCCAGCCACTTCCTATGTATTCATTTTACTATAGCATACAGAACTTTGGCAGAATTCTGCAGACATCTATCCTCCTTTAGGGCAGTGGGGTCACCCGATgtggggggtggggcttctgaTGTGCGTGCCCCACACGGGAGCATGCATTCATGggagcatgtacacacacacacacacgaatgtgGGCACGGCCCCTAGTTGCCCATAGGGGGGCATGCAAGGCCTTTTAGCAGCCCAGACAGGGTGCCCGAGGTATTGCAGCAGCCTGGATAGGGCACCCAAGGCCTCCCGGCAGCCCAGACAAGATGTCCAACGCCTTGCAGTAACCCAGACAGGGTATCTAAGTGCCCGTGGGGACAGGGGGCCAACTGGGTATCACGGCCTGCACCATCCCCGTCCCCCCAGTGATGCTGCTGCTTTAGAGATATGGCTGGGGTGAGGTCAAAAGTGGAGAAAGTTACAAAAGTGTCTCTTGTCTTTGTTCAGTGCATAATTTGGGGAATGGGGAGTGGTACACATTTTTATCAAGGCATTCTCCTTTCCCAGCTTGTACAAGCTGTCCTCCATCACATTTATAGTTGGAGGTCAAAGATGGATGGAGTATCCAGAGCCTAGAGCAGGATCTTGAAGAAATTCAAACTGCAGAAAATTCTAGAAGTTCAGTTTGAGAGCCTTGGTGATTCGCCTTTGACACACTACCTGGAGTTTTTCCATTACTGTTTTGCAGTGTGGTTTCAGATAGTGTTCTGTCCTTGTTTTTcttaaaaggagaggagagaaatacAGCTTATAGCAAGAGTAATGCCACAAAGAGTAATCTTCGTGATGGTAGTGCCATAAGTTCACAATCATTTCTACCCTGTTGAGAGGAGTCATAATAGTTGTGAGGAGAAAAACTAGTTTATCAAACTCTTTGATAAAGCCCAAAGCGTCCTTCCTATCTAATGTCTGTTTTTCTAATTTTCCTTGCTTTCTAAGATTGTAGAGATCCCGCATGACCCAAATGCATCAAACCATCTGGAATATGATCCTGAATGGATTGCTGTTCTGAAGGCTACTAACAGTCTCATCAATGTATCTGCGAATTCCTGGAATATGCCTGAAAACAATGGACTTCATGCAAAGTAGGTAGAATTTGTTCATTTGTACAAATCAGTAGCACTTGCTGTGTCCTGAAAAATCTCACAAATGTGAAACAGTTACAATACAATAAGCTTAAAAGTGGACAACTACCATAATAAAACAGCAGCATCTGAACAAAATCCTGGGGATTGGACTCAGAATGAAAAGAACATTTAAGCAAAACATCTGTAATGATCTTTCTAAAGGCTGTATAAAGAAAGGAATGAGATTCCAGACCCTGGGATCCACTTTTGACAAAACTCAAGTCCCCTATTCTAACCTTTCCCGCTTCACGCAGTAGCACAACTTCAGAATAGAGATAGCCATAACCGGCAATGCCCATAAGGAGGGCATGGAGCATTTTGttatctcttcctcttttcccttgaTCCCTGGTATCAAAGTCTCTGATCCTGGAAGTTTCAAACAACCGTTGTGTCTAGTATTTCCCGATATATTTATCCTCCATTTGTCTCATtcccatttaaagttattttaacaGGTTGTTATCATGATAACTTAATATTGGTGAATTACGTAAATAAATTAtgaactgtgtccagttctgggcaccacaatttaaaatggatgtggagaaactggagcatgtccaaaggagagcgactaaaatggtgaagggtctggaaaccatgccctatgaggaacgacttagggagctggggatgttcagcctggagaagagaaggttaagcggtggtatgatagccctgtttaaatatttgaagggaagtcatattgaggagggagcaagcttgttttctgctgctccagagaacaggacccggaacaatggatgcaagctacaggaaaagagattccacctgaacattaggaggaacttcctgacagtaagggctgttcgacagtggaacacactcccttggagggtagtggagtctccttccttagaggtctttaaacaggggccatctgtcggggctgctttgattgagatttcctgcatggcagggggttggactggatggcccttgcggtctcttccaactcttattctatgattctaaacaagTCTTCTGTATTGTAAGCAGTAAAACTTTATTCAAAAAAAACCCATAGGTTTTAGCAGGAAGACATCTATGAACAGAAGTGTCATGATACACAAACACTGGTATAATATTAACAGTGTCCTGCCCCAAAACTTTGCAGGCTTCATcttaattcatttattaattaaaacataccaatccTTTCTGCCATATCAGCTTCATTCACCCAGCCTCCAATACTGCCCTGGTCTCATCTTTAGTTTCTGTTTCCCACCAGCAGATTGAGAAAATTCCTCCCCCACACATCCCTGCATCCCTTTGAAGCATCATTAATAATTTCTACTAATACTATGCCTCCCATCATTCTCATcatattccaatatattctaacATTCATGTAATTATTCTACATATGTAAAACACTATAACACTCAGTTAAACATGCTTATATATTATAACAATAACCATCTTATGACAGAATATGCCAGATTCTGATACACTGTTTTCAAAGTATATGCATGGTTCGGTACAGTAGCGAAAGAGATCCTGACAGTCTCCTGTCAAAGGTATCTTCAAAGGTAGAGGTGTTACTGATCTGATGCCTCTAACTTTAGCAAAATATATTCTTGCCAGTAGTGAACTAGAGAATGCATATGCTGTTTTGGTCTGTCTTGACACTCTTCGTATATAaagtgcaaaggaggaggaaaataagTCTAACTTCCTTGTGTTTGACATATTGTAGATGGGACTACAGTGTTTCAGAAGAAGACATCAGGGAAGTTTTGGAGGAAGCAAACCATGATCTTCAGGTTCCACATAACTTCAGTGCTACAGTTGCTTGTTATGATGGAAATATGTCCCAGCAGAACACAGAACCAATTCATAGAATCAATCCCCAGACCACAGAGTTCTGTGCTCGATTTGGTCTTACAGATATTAATGATAAAATCCAGCAGCTGAAAGAAGACATACTGGAacacaaagatgatgatgatgatgaagaagaagatgtaGATAGTATTGGGTCAACAGAAGAGCCTAGTGACTATAGTACAGATACTTCTGCTTTGTCATCTTCCGTCAACCCTGATGAAATAATATTAGATGAAGACAGTGCTGACGAAGATCCTGAGACTCCATTGGACCCATCACATGAGTACTCTTCTAGCATTTCTGCAGCATTTTCTGATGTCAGGATCTTGCCAGATTCTATGACTGTGTCACCAAATGATACTGCGGACTCTGTGGATGCTGAACTGGAGAAATCAAATGAAAAAAACCAGTTGGAAGAACAAAGTCTTAGTGAGAACTTATTGAAGAGGACAGGtggtgaaaaagaagaagggaaaagtggTCCAAAGAGAATTAAAAGGCGAAATCAGGCTATCTATGCTTCCAAAGATGAAGATGAGGTGGAATGATGTTCACTCAGAACTAAGAGTAAATCTTTTATTGCTATGGttctctaaaataaataaatcttctggagaactttttttaaaaattgaagcactatatagttttgatattttaattacaaaaacaaaccatattctttttttattctagCCTTTATACTAGGTCAGATTTGGGGTAGAACACAAATGTTGATTTCGGTaaaagaagcaaatggagcacctgttgtattttgttgttctttccaAACAAATAGAGTTTTGAAaattcagtcagccctccattttcacagggaatTCATTCCAGACCCaccatgaaaatggaaactcacaaatattcaagccctataggtTTGAATGGGAGTGCGTGCCCGCCAGCGGCTACAAGTGTGCATCTCGGGTGCATGTCCCATTCTAACCCCTTCCATTTGCTCCTCACAAGTAAGCGAGGGTTGTAGATCTGAAGTTTGCGCAAACAGTGGGACAATGTATTGTGGTACAAGATGGGAAAAGGGTTCTGTTTCTTTACTGCATTTGATGAAGCAGGTTAAGCATGAGTGTATTCACTGACactcatatttttctttttccctttccctagTGATAATTCTTACATCTGAATCACACTGTGCACAGTGTCCCAGCATATGCTTCTTAGTAATGATGCTTGTTTTGTGTAGGGATTAGGCAATTTAgtatcttccagatattttgtacTACAGTTCTCACCACCCCTGGCTAGTCTAGTGAgttcatgggagttgtagttaaagATATCTGGAGGGAATCCAGCTGCCTACCCTAGTTTATGGCAAGACAGTCTTATGAACAAATAAACTGCCTTAGAAAATTCTAGCTATTGGCacaggctgcatccgtactgcagaaatgatccagtttggcactgctttaactgccatgacacagtgctgtggaattctgggaattgtaattttgtgagatgatttgccttctcagtcagagagctctggtgctgcaacaaactacaattcccagaattcgatagcattgaaccagggcagttaaagtggtgtcagactggtttatctctgcagtttagatgcagccaC
Above is a window of Sceloporus undulatus isolate JIND9_A2432 ecotype Alabama unplaced genomic scaffold, SceUnd_v1.1 scaffold_897, whole genome shotgun sequence DNA encoding:
- the LOC121917811 gene encoding lariat debranching enzyme-like, which encodes ANGSGQHPKTTKFLALDKCLPHRDFMQIVEIPHDPNASNHLEYDPEWIAVLKATNSLINVSANSWNMPENNGLHAKWDYSVSEEDIREVLEEANHDLQVPHNFSATVACYDGNMSQQNTEPIHRINPQTTEFCARFGLTDINDKIQQLKEDILEHKDDDDDEEEDVDSIGSTEEPSDYSTDTSALSSSVNPDEIILDEDSADEDPETPLDPSHEYSSSISAAFSDVRILPDSMTVSPNDTADSVDAELEKSNEKNQLEEQSLSENLLKRTGGEKEEGKSGPKRIKRRNQAIYASKDEDEVE